In Streptomyces durocortorensis, a genomic segment contains:
- a CDS encoding GNAT family N-acetyltransferase, giving the protein MTAMNDLSIRSATAADLDEVLAFWKTAAEGTSISDDSDGVARLVARDADALILAEVDGVLVGTVIAGFDGWRCHLYRLAVHPGRRRRGVGSALLAAAEERFTALGGRRADAMVLDRNASAHHAWRAGGYGPEPQWSRWVKHLSG; this is encoded by the coding sequence ATGACCGCCATGAACGATCTTTCGATACGGTCCGCGACCGCGGCCGACCTGGACGAGGTCCTCGCGTTCTGGAAGACGGCGGCCGAGGGCACCAGCATCAGTGACGACAGCGACGGGGTCGCCCGCCTGGTGGCACGGGATGCGGACGCGCTGATCCTCGCCGAGGTGGACGGGGTGCTGGTGGGCACGGTGATCGCGGGCTTCGACGGCTGGCGCTGCCATCTCTACCGGCTCGCGGTCCACCCCGGCCGGCGCCGCAGGGGCGTCGGCAGCGCCCTTCTCGCAGCGGCGGAGGAACGGTTCACCGCTCTGGGGGGTCGGCGCGCCGACGCCATGGTGCTCGACCGCAACGCCTCGGCCCACCACGCCTGGCGCGCCGGGGGCTACGGGCCCGAGCCGCAGTGGAGCCGCTGGGTGAAGCACCTGTCGGGCTGA
- a CDS encoding hemolysin family protein yields MTEVLLLFVALLLCVACGAFVAAEFSLTTVERSELERAVERGDRGAASALKAVRTLTFQLSGAQLGITVTNLVIGMLAEPSIAKLIRGPVEAAGLPPAAASTLALVIGTALSTVVLMVIGELVPKNWAISSPLAVAKAVATPQRAFTAVFRPFISHLNNTANRIVRRAGLEPTEELASARSPQELVALARHSAKQGALEADTAELFVRTLNLSELTAENVMTPRVQVTALDLHATAEDVANATRATGLSRFPVYRGSLDTVVGVALIKDVLAIPADERPRTRVSELLREPLLVPETLTVDRLLDRLSGKLAMAVVIDEYGGTAGVATLEDIVEEVVGEVRDEHDPHETPDLAAAGEDADGRTLWSADGAARTDQLRTIGLRVPDGPYETLAGLIAAELGRIPTVDDTLELAGWRIDVVDASGRRAARALLHAPLPGSESRTEGAR; encoded by the coding sequence ATGACCGAAGTGCTTCTGCTGTTCGTCGCTCTGCTGCTCTGTGTCGCCTGCGGTGCCTTCGTCGCGGCGGAGTTCTCCCTGACCACGGTGGAGCGGAGCGAGCTCGAACGGGCTGTCGAGCGGGGTGACCGGGGTGCGGCGAGCGCGCTGAAGGCCGTCCGCACTCTGACCTTTCAGCTCTCGGGCGCCCAGCTCGGCATCACCGTCACCAATCTGGTGATCGGCATGCTCGCCGAACCGTCGATCGCGAAGCTCATCCGCGGTCCGGTCGAGGCCGCGGGGCTGCCTCCGGCGGCCGCGTCCACACTGGCGCTCGTCATCGGCACCGCGCTGTCCACGGTGGTGCTGATGGTCATCGGCGAGCTGGTCCCGAAGAACTGGGCGATCTCCTCGCCGCTGGCCGTGGCCAAGGCGGTGGCCACACCGCAACGGGCGTTCACCGCCGTGTTCCGGCCCTTCATCAGCCACCTCAACAACACGGCCAACCGCATCGTGCGCCGCGCCGGCCTGGAGCCAACCGAGGAACTGGCCTCGGCCCGCAGCCCGCAGGAGCTCGTCGCCCTGGCCCGGCACTCCGCGAAGCAGGGGGCGCTGGAGGCGGACACCGCCGAGCTCTTCGTCCGCACCCTGAACCTGTCCGAGCTGACGGCGGAGAACGTGATGACACCGCGGGTCCAGGTCACCGCGCTGGACCTGCACGCCACGGCCGAGGACGTGGCCAACGCCACCCGGGCCACCGGCCTTTCCCGCTTCCCCGTCTACCGGGGCAGCCTGGACACCGTGGTCGGCGTGGCCCTCATCAAGGACGTCCTGGCGATCCCCGCCGACGAGCGGCCCCGCACCCGCGTATCGGAGCTGCTGCGTGAACCCCTGCTCGTACCGGAGACGCTGACCGTGGACCGGCTGCTGGACCGGCTGTCCGGAAAGCTCGCCATGGCCGTGGTGATCGACGAATACGGCGGGACGGCGGGCGTCGCGACGCTGGAGGACATCGTGGAGGAGGTCGTCGGCGAGGTCCGCGACGAACACGATCCGCACGAGACGCCCGACCTCGCGGCCGCCGGGGAGGACGCCGACGGCCGCACACTGTGGTCGGCCGACGGAGCCGCCCGCACCGATCAGCTCCGCACGATCGGACTGCGGGTGCCGGACGGGCCCTACGAGACCCTGGCCGGGCTGATCGCAGCCGAGCTCGGACGGATTCCCACGGTGGACGACACGCTGGAACTGGCGGGGTGGCGGATCGACGTGGTGGACGCCTCGGGCCGCCGGGCCGCACGGGCCCTGCTGCACGCGCCCCTGCCCGGGTCCGAGAGCCGGACGGAGGGTGCACGGTGA